A single genomic interval of Bradyrhizobium japonicum USDA 6 harbors:
- a CDS encoding alpha/beta hydrolase family protein produces MDAARDDVFIDEITFPATDGYPLAGTLFLPRGTKRHAVLINSATAVPRKIYRGFASYLAHRGCAVLTYDYRGIGDSRRPAMVGYNQPKSLVGFRASMSDWAAQDVTAAVRWMRERYTTLPLAYVGHSFGGQALGLIENNGDISRAAFVASQAATWRLMASPEKYRVYAFMNFVGVPLVHALGYAPAWAGIGEDLPKGVFLQWADWVSSPRYLFDSKLPALENFAKFKGELRALCFSDDPWATRAAVELLASGFSAIKPEVLTVKPSDVGAKAIGHFGFFRPEHSDTLWRGVAEWIQGEWCVSG; encoded by the coding sequence ATGGACGCGGCGCGCGACGACGTTTTCATCGACGAGATCACCTTCCCGGCGACGGACGGGTATCCGCTGGCCGGCACCCTGTTCCTGCCGCGCGGCACCAAACGGCATGCCGTGCTGATCAACTCCGCCACCGCCGTCCCTCGAAAAATCTATCGCGGCTTTGCCTCCTACCTCGCCCATCGCGGCTGCGCGGTCCTGACCTACGATTATCGCGGCATCGGCGATTCCCGGCGGCCGGCGATGGTCGGCTACAACCAGCCGAAATCGCTGGTCGGATTCAGGGCCTCGATGTCCGACTGGGCCGCGCAGGACGTCACCGCCGCGGTGCGCTGGATGCGCGAGCGCTACACCACCCTGCCGCTCGCCTATGTCGGCCACTCCTTCGGCGGCCAGGCGCTGGGACTGATCGAAAACAACGGCGACATTTCACGCGCCGCCTTCGTGGCCTCGCAGGCCGCGACCTGGCGGCTGATGGCGTCGCCGGAAAAATATCGCGTCTACGCCTTCATGAATTTCGTCGGTGTGCCGCTCGTCCACGCGCTCGGCTACGCGCCGGCCTGGGCCGGCATCGGCGAGGATCTGCCCAAGGGCGTCTTCCTGCAATGGGCCGACTGGGTCTCAAGCCCGCGCTATCTGTTCGACTCCAAATTGCCGGCGCTGGAGAACTTCGCAAAGTTCAAGGGCGAGCTGCGCGCGCTCTGCTTCTCCGACGATCCCTGGGCGACGCGGGCCGCGGTCGAGCTGCTCGCGAGCGGCTTCTCCGCGATCAAGCCGGAGGTGCTGACGGTCAAGCCGTCCGACGTCGGCGCCAAGGCGATCGGCCATTTCGGCTTCTTCCGCCCCGAGCACAGCGACACGCTGTGGCGCGGCGTGGCGGAATGGATCCAGGGGGAGTGGTGCGTTAGCGGATGA
- a CDS encoding aldehyde dehydrogenase family protein has protein sequence MSVAYDFVHSQATEFMARPQHLLIDGRRVPASSGRTFKSLNPATGQVIAVVAEGGEADVEHAVAAARRAFEGPWRTIRASERGQILLRWADLLKQHSEEIIELESIDAGKPISATMRQDFPAAVDTLTYYAGWADKISGDVVPVRDDALTYTVREPVGVVAAIVPWNFPLMIGMWKLAPALACGCTIVMKPAELTSLSALRIAELALEAGLPAGVFNVVTGPGRVVGDALVNHPDVDKVTFTGSPGVGRGIMKGAASNFKRVSLELGGKSANVIFDDADLEAASKAAASGIFFNAGQVCSAGSRVLVQEKAYDEVVERLAARAKSLRIGDPLDRKTALGPVISEKQMKSILDYVDIGQKEGATLVTGGEKVGDRGYFISPAVFAGVAHEMRISQEEIFGPVVSVIKFKDEADALRIANGTAYSLAAGVWSRDIGKLQRFAKRARAGTVWMNTYGYTDVRLPWGGERDSGLGREHGTAALDNFTEPKAVWMNLAV, from the coding sequence ATGTCTGTTGCATATGACTTTGTGCATTCGCAGGCCACCGAATTCATGGCCCGGCCGCAGCATCTGCTCATCGACGGTCGCCGCGTCCCCGCCAGCTCCGGCCGTACCTTCAAATCCCTCAATCCCGCCACCGGGCAGGTCATCGCCGTCGTGGCCGAAGGCGGCGAGGCCGATGTCGAGCACGCCGTGGCAGCCGCACGCCGCGCGTTCGAAGGTCCGTGGCGCACGATACGCGCCTCCGAGCGCGGCCAGATCCTGCTGCGTTGGGCGGACCTGCTCAAGCAGCACTCGGAAGAGATCATCGAGCTCGAATCGATCGATGCCGGCAAGCCGATCTCCGCGACGATGCGCCAGGACTTTCCGGCTGCCGTCGACACGCTGACCTACTATGCCGGCTGGGCCGACAAGATCAGCGGCGACGTCGTACCGGTACGTGACGATGCCCTGACCTACACCGTGCGCGAGCCGGTCGGCGTGGTCGCGGCAATCGTGCCGTGGAATTTTCCGCTGATGATCGGCATGTGGAAGCTCGCACCGGCGCTGGCCTGCGGCTGCACCATCGTGATGAAGCCGGCCGAGCTGACCTCACTTTCGGCGCTGCGCATCGCCGAGCTTGCACTCGAAGCTGGCCTGCCGGCGGGCGTCTTCAACGTCGTCACCGGTCCGGGCCGGGTCGTCGGCGACGCGCTGGTCAATCACCCTGATGTGGACAAGGTCACCTTCACCGGCTCGCCCGGCGTCGGCCGTGGAATCATGAAGGGCGCCGCCAGCAACTTCAAGCGCGTCTCGCTCGAGCTCGGCGGCAAGTCGGCGAACGTCATCTTTGACGATGCCGATCTCGAAGCGGCCTCCAAGGCTGCGGCCTCAGGCATCTTCTTCAATGCCGGCCAGGTGTGCTCGGCCGGCTCCCGCGTGCTGGTGCAGGAGAAGGCCTATGACGAAGTCGTGGAGCGGCTGGCTGCGCGCGCAAAGTCGCTCAGGATCGGCGATCCGCTCGATCGCAAGACGGCGCTCGGACCTGTGATCTCCGAGAAGCAGATGAAGTCGATCCTCGACTATGTCGACATCGGCCAAAAGGAGGGCGCGACCCTCGTCACCGGTGGCGAGAAAGTTGGAGATCGCGGCTATTTCATCAGCCCCGCGGTGTTCGCAGGCGTCGCGCACGAGATGCGGATCTCGCAGGAGGAAATCTTCGGCCCCGTCGTCAGCGTCATCAAGTTCAAGGACGAGGCGGATGCTTTACGGATCGCCAACGGCACGGCCTACAGCCTCGCCGCCGGTGTCTGGAGCCGCGACATCGGCAAGCTCCAGCGCTTCGCCAAGCGGGCGCGCGCGGGCACGGTCTGGATGAACACCTATGGCTACACCGACGTGCGCCTGCCCTGGGGTGGCGAGCGCGACTCCGGCCTCGGCCGTGAGCATGGCACCGCCGCGCTCGACAATTTCACCGAGCCGAAGGCTGTCTGGATGAATCTGGCCGTCTGA